In Malaclemys terrapin pileata isolate rMalTer1 chromosome 10, rMalTer1.hap1, whole genome shotgun sequence, the DNA window TGACAGGCAAGTAGAAGGTGAATGAAGTGAGAATGGGTTTGGGGTTGTAGGGAGGGGAGATAAGTATCAGCATTTTCTTCCCATAAGGTCTCTGCTCTGTAGTTCCATTAGCATCAAGTCTGTTTGTCCTTCTCTTTTAGATGTTCTTCGTCCTCAGTGTCCTGGAACCCTGAAACATGCCATTAAGTGGAGGCCTATATGGTTGTGAAGACCCCACCTACTGGAGGACAGTGTTTGATGTCTACTGGGATGTACTCAAAGCCAAAGGAGGCAGGCAGAAAAAACTTGCTGAGTTGGATAAATGGTAAATGCTCAAGCATTTAAGGTGGTTTCTTTTCTGCTGCATTATTCTCTCTAGGAGCACCACCTCATCATCTGTTGAGGAAGCATACAGCTATGAGTCCTATCCATAGCAGCCTCTTTCAGTGTGAAATCCCTGCCAAATGTTCTTCATTAGTAGCAGCTGGGTCTTCAATAGCATGAGCTTCCGCTCAGCCAGTCAGTCCCAGCTGCAACTCCAGCAGCAAGAACATGTAGGTTCAAGACTATATTTCGGCTCCTTGTCTGCCAACGGGTCTTTGTTTCAGGTATCAGGAAGAACTGCCAGTTGCTATTtcaggaaggagagaaaaatatCTGACACAGGCTGAAGTGGTGAAACTGATGGAATGGAAACTTGCTGTAAGTAGCTTTCCCAGATGAATTGCCATATGTAACATCTCAGCCATATAATCAGAGTGTTTGTGTAGTGGCAGGGAGGGTCTAAGGCAATATTACAGCTTAAGTCGACATAAACTATGTTGCTCAAGTGTGTGAATTAGCCATCCCCTTGAACGACATAATTTATGCCAATTTAAGCGCCAGCATGGAGAGCGCTGTGTCAGTGAGAAAGCTGCTACTGTTACTTGCAGGGGCTGGGGTAATTAGATTCACGATCCATAGAGTGACTATATTAGAGAGCTTACGttagcacagctgcatcagtgctgcTGTAAACTCTAGTGTAGCCATAAGCTCAGAGCTTTGGGGTCTATAACATCATTTTCAATTGCTGGTAGTTTGGAGCTCTGCTGATtatattgacttttttttttaaacctgtgtgAAAGAGTTTGATGCTGCCAGCCTTAAGGCCTCTGTAGTTAGCATCTATTTAATTCTGTTATTCATATTTTAAAGGTACTGCAGTCAAGGAAAACAATCCAGCCAAATCTTCTGATCTGTCTGAACCATGCTTGATGCACGACTGGGGGAGGAGCAATGGTGTCTTTATGCTACCTTTTTGGCTCCTTAATTGAGGGGttattgtgcccccccccccccacacacacacacacacaccccttatagAAGCCTCAGGCTTGCTGTAAGTTGCCATCAGCTACCATAGCCCCAGGGGATTGTCCCAGCAATCTGGGATCTTGGGGGCATATGGCTTTTCTGCCACATGCAGTTGCCCAGGCTATGTCCCCTAAACAGGATCCTACAATGGGATGGCATAGAGTCACTCTGCCAGGTAGCAGCCTCCTCACCTTCTgaggctgaggatttggccctttatttaaaaaagttaTCCTCTGTTTGCATTAGCAATAACACATTAGAATATCAGagcaggaatatttttaaatCCAAGGTGCGCTATTTGTTTAACTTTTTGCATTTCACCCAGCTTGGTAAGTTTCCTCTGACTagcacagagctgtgtgtgggtttCCACTACAATAGGGGAATTATTATTCAGTCACTTATTTATGAAACATTAATACTGTACACAACTCTTTACAAACAAGGAGGTGGATCCCTGCTGCATAATAATCAAATTATCATGGGCTGTTGACTCACAGGAAGAGGGTGATTAGTCCAAGTGTAATGGACAGGGTGGAAAAGTCAAAGGGAGTATTTAGGAGAGAGGAGCAGGAGGAATGTAAGGGACAAGGTGGGGGGAGATGGTGGAAACAAAGGTAAGAAACTAGTGGCATTGTAATGGGACAGAGGCTTGAAGATGTGGTCAGAGGAGCACAtgcttaggctttgtctacactaggaaagaGGACAAGATGAAGCCCCTGAAGTGATGTGAGGAATTGAGGTGATGTGCTCAGAGTATGGGTTAAGAAACTTTAAATCCCACCCTccagcaaaacaaaatgttgctGGAAATCTTGTGTTTCATAAAATCGTGCACACCCtagggttttaaaaacaaaacaccttttccCCCAAACAGAGCCTCAATTCTGAGCTTCAGCTCACTTGGCATTCTCCTTTTAGATAGTCACATAGCTTTTTCATTTTCTGgaccaggggtaagcaacctatggcacgtgagctgattttcagtggcactcacactgcccgggtcctggccaccagtccggggggctcagcattttaattttattttaaatgaagcttcttaaatattttaaaaaccttatttaatttacatacaacaatagtttagttatctattatagacttatagaaagagaccttctaaaaacgttagaatgtattactggcacgcaaaaccttaaattagagtgaataaacgaagactcagcacaccacttctgaaaggttaccgacccctgtTCTGGACCATGCTTGAGAATAAAGATCCCCACACAGGGGGTTTTCCTTCCAATCACAAAACATCTCAACTTGGAGAATGCCAGGAAGGGCTCTCCCTCTGGATCACTAGTGGCCCACAGACCATAGCTTGGGAACCTTCACTAAAAAGAAATATCCGTGGAAGGACTCATACTTTTCCCATGTGTTGGAAAGAAACTCATGGCCCCACCGTATTGAAACCGTTATTATAAAGGCCACTTTTAATTGCTGGTGCCCGTAAACTATAGACTTTTTCCTGTAGCAATGAGCTGTACTCACTTGTAGAGTGAAGACGCTGAGCTCCTCAGGTTGGGATGTCCTTACCAtgctctcttctctcctcccatttAGCGGGGAAAGTTTCGTcctcttctgcagcagctggtggccACTAACTCCAGTGAAACGGTGGAGAGCTGTACAAGGAAAGCTTTCCAGCTCCTTCCAGACGTGGCAGCTGCCATTACTGAGCTGAGCCAGCTAAAGGCTGTGGGACCAGCCACAGCTTCGGGTAAGgagttgtgggagggaggggacaaaTCCAAGAGGGCCAGGGCCTGGCTATACCGTTAGGTAAGAAATGGGAAGATTGTTCAGATTTTCCACAGCACTGTGTAAATAGCACCACCCAAATGGTGCTAGTTAGAGTGGGTCTGAAATGCTGATCTTTCCTGGATGATAAACACTTCTGGGAGACAGTATTGGCCCTAGAACTGAGCACtggggaaaagaaaggggaagcacCCGCATCTGCAACCTGGTCTCAGTTTTTCCCAATCCAACAAGTAGCCAAACTTGTTTCCAATGGCCAGTTCTTAGAGAGAAGACCTTCGCAGGTGCTTAGTGCTGTGGCTGGCAAAAGCAGCAAATCAAAGGCATCTGGGCTTGCATGGGATGGAGCCTGCATATGAAGTTGTGGTTAGGTCTCTGGCTCAGTGTGTTTCCCCATGTGTTTGTGTAAAGTGGGGGCACATTCACATGTGGGGGGGAATTAGAGACCTGCTCAAACTACAAAATTGTAATCCTTATTTCAATCCCCCTCTCCTTCCAAATTCAAGACTGTTCAGACACCCAGGGTTCTGGTTCAATCACATCTCTGCTGGGAATAAAGGTGAAACATACTTTTGGGTTCAGTTTCCATGATGTGTCCTGGAAGGTGGGGTCAGGAGTCTGATTCCAGGCATTCTGAGAGCCTGAACAAGGTGGGGGAAGCTGCATGTTTCTCCAAGACACGGGACAGTCACTGTCATGCAGGCTGCCCCATGTCTCCTCTTCCTACCCCcaacctctttcttttctctgctcAGCACCTTCCACTCTTCCCACTTAGCAATTCTAGCTGCAGGAGCCCCAGAGGCTGCGGCATTTATGGCAGATGAAGCAATGGAGTCCATTCCAGGCCTCACCCCAATTCAATATACCCTCAAGCATTACATCCTCTACCTGGACAAGATCCAACTCTGTGTCAAGAAACTAAACAAAGGTAAGGGTAGGCGGGGTCACTGCCACAGACCTCATAGGGGGTAGGGGAAGGAGGATCGCATCTCTCTGCTTTAGTTAAGTGTTTATGGTCTGAATTTCAGAAATTATTTGAACTGCAATGAACCCTTTAGTGCTTACAGTAAGGTTGTCATTATGATACAAGAAAACAGTGGTTAGCACAaatgactgggagtcaggaccctggattctattcttgtctctgccactgattgCATGGCCTTGGCTAAATTATGTAGGTCCAGAGCCTCAAAGACATTTAAGCACTTAACTcccatcaatgggagttagggtcttaaatacctttgaggatctgagccctagtttctctgtgcttcagcttcCCCCGATCTGTAAAATGAAAGTAACATTTACTCACCTCTGCCCAGTgcattgagatcctcagatgaaagttgCCGAAAGTACAACATTGTTGATATCTGGCATTTCTGCATCAAGTGATTCATTGAAAAGCAAATTAACTGGTAGTCAAATTCAGGAAACAGAATTTCCTGGTTTCTTAGACCTGAACCTTGCAGTCACTGTAGAGCCATTCTCAGCAGCGCCTGTATTGAAACAGCTGCTCTGCAAGATTTCCCTTATTAACCTTTCCTTGCCTTCTGTGCCCACCATGAATTTGCATTGCCTTTTTATTCTCCCTTCAATTTTTGCTTGAAGTTGTGGCCAGCTCCatctcccttccctgctcccctggTCTCTGTCTTCCTCCTGGGTTTCCAAAGGTCTCAGTGTGGCAATGATTTTGTCCACTAAGTTTTCCTGCCCTGCCGTACTGTAGAACCATAGCAGCAGTAGGACAATTGTAGGCCAGGATTGCAGAGATgttctcctcccccaacccacgTGTACATCCATGAAACAACAGCAGCTTTtgatctttccctccctcctagtCTGGTATGACTGACATTCTCCACTCAGGAGAGGCTCAGAACTGGAATAGCAGGAGGGATGTTTGCAGGGCCAAAGTGAGGTGTATTTGCCAAAGTTGTGTGGGAGCCCAGGAGAGATGCTGCAGA includes these proteins:
- the LOC128844205 gene encoding uncharacterized protein LOC128844205, producing the protein MPLSGGLYGCEDPTYWRTVFDVYWDVLKAKGGRQKKLAELDKWYQEELPVAISGRREKYLTQAEVVKLMEWKLARGKFRPLLQQLVATNSSETVESCTRKAFQLLPDVAAAITELSQLKAVGPATASAILAAGAPEAAAFMADEAMESIPGLTPIQYTLKHYILYLDKIQLCVKKLNKADTEKAWTPHRVELCLWAWAVAQKLCPSLLQTLSSGGEKAADEADEDVRPTKKWKAR